A stretch of Kyrpidia spormannii DNA encodes these proteins:
- a CDS encoding nickel-dependent hydrogenase large subunit: MSVAEGAQMSAAKTKGQQRIRISPAGRVEGDLDFEVDIKDGRVTRAEARAVMFRGFEKILKGKDSWLGITMTPRICGICGIGHITSAVKLVDMASGNGIGGVDLPIQARIVRNIVGSTESHMSGIRHHWLLFGPDMVNEAYSGWSEYEKLKERMQPFTGTSYRAAVAWSKKAVEITAIFAGQQPHPASFVPGGVTSSPTLGDITKSLGILQDVREHFIEKHILHGKLEDYLAIRTWEDLQEWLGRGDHEDSDLGLFIRQALHFGWHTWGRGTGYFLGYPSYETEPGQFWYPGGLYSSAFMYNGTYEPVGDPLEFQQQIMEHHAHSFYQGEGPFHPSQGQTEPIADLQNPGDKYSFAKAPRFRGLAVEVGPFARLLTQGDPLIRDMEKKLGPSVFLRQFARIHEIMTGHVVIRDWIKSVHPKGPFYRETPRLVKDGMFFGWHEVHRGALAHWAEFKDNRIVNYQIIAPTTWNIGPRDALDQPGAVEQTVMDIPVEDPTNPVGLQHALRSYDLCLVCTVHAVQGGREVQRFTLGL; this comes from the coding sequence ATGTCCGTGGCGGAAGGAGCCCAGATGTCGGCGGCAAAAACAAAGGGGCAGCAGCGAATTCGGATCAGCCCGGCCGGTCGGGTGGAGGGCGATCTGGATTTTGAAGTTGACATTAAAGACGGCCGGGTCACCCGAGCTGAGGCCCGGGCGGTGATGTTCCGGGGGTTCGAAAAGATCCTTAAAGGGAAAGATTCATGGCTCGGCATTACCATGACGCCCCGGATTTGTGGAATCTGCGGGATCGGGCACATCACCAGCGCCGTCAAACTGGTGGATATGGCCAGCGGCAACGGGATCGGCGGGGTGGATCTACCGATTCAGGCCAGGATCGTGCGCAATATCGTCGGATCGACGGAGAGCCACATGAGCGGGATCCGGCATCATTGGTTGCTGTTCGGGCCGGATATGGTTAACGAAGCTTACTCCGGGTGGAGTGAGTACGAGAAGCTCAAGGAGCGCATGCAACCCTTTACGGGGACCTCGTACCGAGCCGCGGTGGCCTGGTCGAAAAAGGCCGTGGAAATCACCGCGATTTTTGCCGGTCAACAGCCGCATCCCGCCTCCTTTGTCCCCGGCGGTGTGACCAGCAGCCCGACCCTTGGGGATATCACCAAATCCCTGGGCATTTTGCAAGATGTCCGGGAACATTTTATCGAAAAGCATATTTTGCACGGGAAATTAGAGGATTACCTAGCGATCCGCACTTGGGAGGACCTCCAGGAATGGCTCGGCCGCGGGGATCACGAAGACAGTGACCTGGGGTTGTTCATCCGGCAAGCCCTGCATTTCGGCTGGCACACCTGGGGCCGGGGAACGGGGTATTTTCTTGGGTACCCCTCTTACGAGACGGAGCCGGGCCAGTTTTGGTATCCGGGTGGTTTGTACTCCAGCGCCTTCATGTACAATGGCACGTACGAGCCCGTGGGGGATCCGCTGGAGTTCCAACAGCAGATCATGGAGCACCACGCCCACTCCTTCTATCAGGGCGAGGGACCGTTCCACCCGTCCCAGGGGCAGACCGAGCCGATTGCTGATCTCCAGAATCCGGGGGACAAATATTCCTTTGCCAAGGCGCCCCGGTTCCGGGGGCTGGCGGTGGAGGTGGGACCCTTCGCCCGGTTGCTCACTCAGGGAGATCCCCTGATCCGGGATATGGAGAAGAAACTCGGTCCCAGCGTGTTTTTGCGCCAGTTCGCCCGGATTCACGAAATTATGACCGGGCATGTGGTCATTCGGGATTGGATTAAATCCGTTCATCCTAAAGGACCCTTTTACCGGGAAACGCCCCGATTGGTCAAAGATGGGATGTTTTTCGGCTGGCACGAGGTGCATCGGGGAGCTTTGGCCCACTGGGCGGAATTCAAAGATAACCGGATCGTGAACTACCAGATCATTGCACCGACTACCTGGAATATCGGCCCCCGGGACGCCTTGGATCAGCCCGGAGCCGTGGAGCAGACGGTGATGGACATCCCGGTGGAGGACCCGACCAATCCCGTGGGCTTGCAGCATGCCCTGCGGTCTTACGACCTGTGCCTGGTCTGCACGGTGCACGCCGTGCAGGGCGGCCGGGAGGTCCAGCGGTTCACCTTGGGGTTGTGA
- a CDS encoding ornithine--oxo-acid transaminase, whose amino-acid sequence MIEREDRYGARNYHPLPVVLTKGEGVWVEDVEGRRYLDMLSAYSALNQGHRHPRIIEALKAQADRITLTSRAFYNDKLGLFYERLAQLTHKDTILPMNTGTEAVETAIKAMRRWAYRIKGVPENQAEIIVAAGNFHGRTTTVISFSSEPEYQEGFGPLTPGFRVVPYGDVEALRQAVGPHTAGVLLEPIQGEAGIILPPDGYLREVRRICTENGIVFAADEIQTGLGRTGQWFACDWENVTPDLYILGKALGGGVYPVSAVAANHDILGVFEPGSHGSTFGGNPLAAAVAVTALQVIEDENLVERSRELGAYFLVRLRTLHHPAIREVRGRGLFIGLELTSPARPYCKKLKDRGLLCKETHEMTIRFAPPLVIQKEELDWAFEQIAEVFRPEAG is encoded by the coding sequence ATGATCGAACGCGAAGACCGATACGGGGCCCGGAATTACCACCCCCTTCCGGTTGTATTGACGAAAGGGGAAGGGGTTTGGGTGGAGGATGTAGAGGGTCGGCGCTATCTCGACATGCTGAGCGCTTATTCCGCCCTCAACCAAGGACACCGCCACCCCCGAATCATCGAGGCCCTCAAAGCCCAGGCGGACCGGATCACCTTAACCTCCCGGGCCTTTTATAATGACAAGCTCGGCCTGTTCTATGAACGGTTGGCCCAGTTGACTCATAAGGACACCATTCTCCCCATGAACACGGGAACCGAAGCGGTGGAAACCGCCATCAAAGCCATGCGCCGTTGGGCTTATCGAATCAAAGGCGTCCCCGAAAACCAGGCAGAAATTATTGTCGCCGCCGGGAATTTTCACGGGCGGACCACCACTGTGATCTCTTTTTCCTCGGAGCCGGAATACCAGGAAGGGTTCGGCCCCCTCACCCCGGGTTTTCGGGTCGTGCCCTATGGGGACGTCGAGGCCCTGCGCCAAGCTGTAGGCCCTCATACCGCTGGAGTGCTTCTCGAACCGATTCAAGGGGAAGCGGGGATCATCCTCCCGCCCGACGGATATCTTCGCGAGGTTCGGCGGATTTGTACGGAGAATGGGATTGTGTTCGCTGCAGATGAAATTCAGACCGGCCTGGGACGAACGGGACAGTGGTTTGCCTGCGACTGGGAAAATGTCACCCCCGATCTCTATATTCTGGGCAAAGCCCTGGGCGGAGGGGTGTACCCGGTGTCAGCGGTGGCCGCAAATCATGACATTTTGGGAGTTTTCGAACCTGGTTCCCACGGATCGACCTTCGGCGGCAATCCCCTGGCAGCAGCGGTGGCTGTCACCGCCCTTCAGGTCATCGAGGACGAAAACCTTGTGGAACGATCCCGAGAACTCGGAGCATATTTTCTGGTCCGACTACGAACCCTCCACCACCCGGCCATCCGGGAAGTCCGCGGGCGGGGACTGTTTATCGGCCTGGAATTGACGTCGCCCGCCCGGCCCTATTGCAAAAAGTTGAAAGACCGCGGCCTCTTATGCAAAGAAACGCACGAGATGACCATCCGGTTCGCCCCGCCTTTGGTGATTCAAAAAGAAGAGTTGGATTGGGCTTTTGAACAGATTGCGGAGGTGTTCCGCCCGGAGGCAGGGTGA
- a CDS encoding DUF881 domain-containing protein yields MTKESGGRLPQSGVARELRQKLILYVSLAMVFFVLGWLLTVQYRSLHSGGNTEVSQDASEVAHQLEAVKARNQQLESQVQDVQKQIDGIEKQYGGNLASFEQMRMDMDRARILAGAPVSGPGVTVTLDNGRGTQTGGDRQAAIVEEWDVVRLVQELLAGGAEAVAVNGQRWAIVDSPAPDSAPVHLHAPYQIQAIGDPSVLMTALSMRGGILDWLQQRGLTVSAPKAVNTLHLPGYDGRRWTFDIRQ; encoded by the coding sequence ATGACCAAAGAATCCGGGGGCCGGCTGCCGCAATCCGGAGTGGCGAGGGAACTCAGACAGAAACTGATCCTGTACGTGTCCCTGGCGATGGTGTTTTTTGTATTGGGCTGGCTTCTCACCGTCCAGTATCGGTCGCTCCATTCGGGGGGCAATACGGAAGTTTCCCAAGACGCGAGCGAAGTCGCCCACCAGCTCGAAGCCGTAAAAGCCCGGAATCAACAGCTGGAGTCCCAAGTTCAGGATGTCCAGAAACAGATTGATGGGATCGAAAAACAGTATGGGGGAAACCTCGCATCATTCGAACAGATGCGCATGGACATGGACCGGGCGCGGATTCTGGCCGGCGCACCAGTGAGCGGCCCTGGGGTGACGGTGACGTTGGACAATGGTCGAGGGACTCAAACAGGGGGCGATAGACAGGCGGCGATCGTCGAGGAATGGGACGTCGTGCGCCTGGTCCAGGAACTTTTGGCCGGCGGGGCTGAAGCGGTGGCGGTGAATGGTCAGCGCTGGGCCATCGTTGACAGTCCGGCACCGGATTCTGCGCCTGTCCATCTTCACGCCCCTTATCAAATTCAGGCTATTGGGGATCCAAGCGTGTTGATGACGGCGCTGTCGATGCGGGGCGGCATCTTGGACTGGCTTCAGCAGAGGGGGCTCACAGTGTCCGCGCCCAAGGCGGTCAACACCCTTCACTTGCCCGGCTACGATGGGCGAAGATGGACCTTTGACATTCGGCAATAA
- a CDS encoding ABC transporter ATP-binding protein, which yields MIEIEGLHKTFHRGTADEVALFRDFSLRVESGEFVTIIGSNGAGKSTLLNLIAGSIPPDAGRIVVNGRDVGKMPEHRRSAFISRVFQNPALGTSPSLTIEENLSLAVNKGRPFGLGFARDRRRREHFKERLASLGLGLENKLDIKVGVLSGGQRQALALLMATEVSPSLLLLDEHTAALDPKTAGIIMEMTKKLVEEHRITTLMVTHNMKNALDYGNRLVMLHQGSVVVDIGGDAKRGLTVAKLMELFGEGSALSDRMVFAEFSEV from the coding sequence GTGATCGAGATCGAAGGCTTGCATAAAACGTTCCATCGGGGAACCGCCGACGAAGTGGCCTTGTTCAGAGATTTTTCGTTACGGGTCGAATCCGGAGAGTTTGTCACGATCATCGGAAGCAACGGAGCCGGGAAGTCGACATTGTTGAATTTGATTGCGGGAAGCATCCCACCGGATGCGGGGCGGATTGTGGTCAATGGCCGGGATGTTGGAAAAATGCCCGAGCACCGGCGCTCAGCTTTTATCAGCCGGGTTTTCCAAAATCCGGCGCTTGGCACGTCCCCTTCACTGACGATCGAGGAAAACCTTTCCTTGGCCGTGAATAAAGGCCGACCTTTCGGCTTAGGATTTGCAAGAGACCGCCGGAGACGGGAGCATTTTAAAGAACGTTTAGCGTCTTTGGGCCTCGGGTTAGAAAATAAATTGGATATTAAGGTGGGGGTTTTATCAGGGGGACAGCGCCAGGCTCTGGCGTTACTGATGGCCACGGAGGTGAGCCCCTCCCTGCTCCTCCTGGATGAGCACACCGCTGCATTGGACCCTAAGACGGCGGGAATTATTATGGAGATGACGAAGAAGCTGGTGGAGGAGCACCGGATCACGACCCTCATGGTCACGCACAACATGAAAAATGCTTTGGACTACGGCAACCGTTTGGTCATGCTCCACCAAGGTTCCGTGGTGGTGGACATTGGTGGCGACGCAAAACGGGGGCTTACCGTCGCGAAGCTCATGGAGCTGTTCGGAGAGGGCTCTGCCTTGTCCGATCGGATGGTGTTCGCGGAATTCAGTGAAGTCTAA
- a CDS encoding NADH-quinone oxidoreductase subunit B family protein, with protein MGLTLFWLQAQACSGNTMSLLNAEEPDLTEFITRYDVDVLYHPSLSPIWGEQVHRLLRQLANEEIKLDIFVVEGAIPLGPNGTGLYNTFADRPIKDIVQELAAVAEYVVAVGDCATHGGFPAMDPNPTDAVGLQYLNKQHGGLLGAEYRSRAGLPVVNITGCPAHPDWQLQTLMAIAEGLGPLLELDEYARPRAFYGKMTHTGCTNNEYYDHKHSVKSFTQQGCLFFDKGCRGPYTHSDCNVRLWNRQSSKTRVGSPCLGCTDIGWPNENYSVERPFYSREQLTPMREDSRVLPYGLGKIFSYVATPAELEERKVLFSPEVDRRPQNLVGIEEIKVLSD; from the coding sequence GTGGGACTGACGTTATTTTGGTTGCAGGCCCAGGCGTGCAGCGGCAACACCATGTCATTGCTCAACGCCGAAGAGCCGGATTTGACGGAATTCATCACCCGTTACGACGTGGATGTGTTGTACCACCCCTCCCTATCGCCCATCTGGGGGGAGCAGGTGCACCGATTGCTTCGCCAATTGGCCAATGAAGAAATCAAGCTCGATATTTTCGTCGTGGAAGGGGCCATTCCCCTTGGGCCGAATGGGACGGGGTTGTACAACACCTTTGCCGACCGCCCCATTAAGGACATCGTGCAGGAACTGGCGGCTGTGGCGGAATACGTGGTGGCGGTGGGCGATTGCGCCACCCACGGGGGATTTCCGGCCATGGATCCGAATCCCACCGATGCCGTGGGGCTTCAATACTTAAATAAACAGCACGGGGGTCTTCTCGGGGCCGAGTATCGATCCCGGGCGGGGTTGCCCGTGGTGAACATCACCGGCTGTCCGGCTCATCCGGACTGGCAGTTGCAGACCTTGATGGCTATTGCCGAGGGGCTCGGGCCGCTCCTCGAATTGGACGAATATGCGCGTCCACGGGCTTTCTATGGAAAGATGACCCACACGGGGTGCACCAATAACGAGTACTACGACCACAAACATTCCGTAAAGAGTTTCACGCAACAAGGTTGTCTCTTCTTTGACAAAGGCTGCCGGGGACCGTACACGCATTCGGACTGCAACGTGCGGTTGTGGAATCGGCAATCGAGCAAGACCCGGGTGGGATCACCGTGTCTCGGATGTACGGACATCGGGTGGCCCAACGAGAACTATTCGGTGGAGCGGCCTTTTTATAGCCGGGAGCAGTTGACCCCGATGCGGGAAGATTCCCGGGTTCTGCCCTATGGCCTCGGGAAGATCTTCAGTTATGTGGCGACTCCGGCGGAACTGGAAGAGCGAAAGGTGCTCTTCAGTCCTGAGGTGGATCGTCGGCCCCAAAATCTGGTGGGGATTGAAGAGATCAAGGTGCTGAGCGACTGA
- a CDS encoding DUF1641 domain-containing protein, protein MAMREALEMTADPLLEKLDDVEVQRALVALLDRLPELVAMIDGVERAAHYVRAAASDEGNLERFAEAIREPVDMVSQKIRPMLDGQDMLEAATVLPAWLRLMTEMAHSADAISAGLKTLRQLEQAGLLRALQALGDAIRPGVLDDLVQVVGRSIREADQDTTVISVFGILRMLKEPAVQRLLRVVSTMLRNLSENQKS, encoded by the coding sequence GTGGCGATGCGCGAAGCTTTGGAGATGACGGCGGATCCCCTTTTGGAGAAGCTGGACGATGTCGAAGTGCAGCGGGCATTGGTTGCGCTGCTCGACAGACTTCCGGAGTTGGTCGCTATGATCGATGGGGTGGAACGGGCAGCCCATTATGTGCGAGCCGCGGCCTCCGATGAAGGCAATCTCGAACGCTTTGCCGAGGCGATCCGCGAACCGGTTGACATGGTGAGTCAGAAGATTCGGCCAATGTTAGACGGCCAGGATATGCTGGAGGCTGCGACGGTTTTGCCAGCATGGCTTCGTCTGATGACCGAGATGGCCCATTCGGCGGACGCCATCTCCGCCGGGCTCAAAACGTTACGCCAACTGGAGCAGGCGGGGTTGCTCCGGGCGTTGCAGGCGTTGGGGGATGCGATTCGCCCGGGCGTTTTGGACGACTTGGTCCAAGTGGTGGGGCGTTCCATTCGGGAAGCTGATCAGGATACGACGGTGATTTCGGTGTTTGGCATTCTGCGCATGTTGAAAGAGCCGGCGGTGCAGCGCCTGCTGCGGGTTGTGTCTACGATGTTGCGCAACTTGTCTGAAAACCAAAAAAGTTGA
- a CDS encoding fumarylacetoacetate hydrolase family protein → MPPRFCETRECRDIAPEEAPSVVAGFVPVLDMTAEDILQKNPRFLTRAKNFDTFFSFGPELVTVDEVEDLAGLKVGTYLNSRLHRENVVANMIFDPWFLVSFHSRVMTFEPGDILSTGTPGAAVIRPGDQVECRITGFLPLVNPVGRYEPAPSKV, encoded by the coding sequence ATCCCGCCGCGCTTCTGCGAGACGAGGGAGTGCAGAGACATTGCCCCGGAAGAGGCGCCGTCGGTGGTAGCAGGATTTGTGCCCGTGTTGGACATGACGGCCGAAGATATTCTGCAGAAGAACCCGCGATTTTTAACCCGAGCCAAGAATTTCGACACCTTTTTCAGTTTTGGACCGGAACTTGTGACGGTGGATGAGGTTGAGGATCTCGCGGGATTGAAGGTAGGCACTTATCTAAACAGCCGATTGCACAGGGAAAACGTGGTGGCCAATATGATTTTTGACCCGTGGTTCCTCGTTTCCTTTCATTCCCGGGTCATGACCTTTGAGCCCGGGGATATTCTCTCCACCGGAACGCCCGGCGCGGCAGTCATCCGGCCGGGGGATCAAGTGGAATGCCGGATCACAGGTTTTCTCCCCTTGGTCAATCCGGTGGGGCGGTACGAACCGGCACCTTCAAAGGTATAA